CCCTCACCCTGAAAGGGCTCGACCACGATGGCCGCGACTTCCTCCGGCGGGAGGGTGCGCTTCAGCAGCGTCTCTTCGATGAAGCGCGCGCAGTCGAGCGCGTACTGCCGGGCGTCGGCGCCTTCCGGCCGGTGATAGAGGTCCGGGAAGGGAACGTGGGTCACGCCGGGCATGAGCGGGAAGAAGCGGCGGCGCTGCTGGACCTTCGACGACGTGAGCGCGAGCGAGCCCATGGTGCGGCCATGGAACGCGCCGTAGAAGGCGATGATGTTCTGCCGCCTGGTGTGGTAGCGGGCCAGCTTGATGGCGCACTCCATCGCCTCGGTGCCGGAATTGCCGTAGTAGATCTTGTGCGGCCCGGGCATGGGAGCGACCTGCGAGAGGCGCGCCGCGAGCTGCGGCATGTTCTCGTAGTAGAAGTCGGTGCCGGACATGTGGATGAGCTCGGCGGCCTGCTTCTGGATGGCGGCGACGACCTCGGGATGGCAGTGGCCGGTAGAGACGACGGCGATGCCGGCGGTGAAGTCGAGGAACTCGTTGCCGTCGACGTCTTCGATGACGGCGCCGCGGCCGCGCTTGGCGACCAAGGGGTAGCTGCGGGTGTACGACGGCGACATGTACTTGTCGTCGGCGTCGATGATGCGCTTGGCGTTCGGGCCGGGAAGCTTGGTGCGGAGCTTGGGGCCGGCGGGATTCGTGGTCATGGTGCTTGCCATGGTTGTTCTCCAGGAAAGTTGGGGCGCGTGCGCGCGTGAAGACGTGTCCGCCGGTGGCGGACGCTGCTGGAGGATGGCGGGGGCTAGTCGCCGGCGAAGAGATTGGGGCGCGACTGCGAGGGCAGCGCGTGCATGGCGCAGCGCGGCCGGGCGTCCATCAGGTGACGCGGCGAGATGTGCGGAGCAGTCATCGCAAACCCTGAGCATCATTATAGATGTGAGCCGCGGCCGGCGTAACCCCCTTCCCGCAGGACATGTCCGGCGGGCGCGGCGGAGGGGCTTGTCCTTCCGGGTGGCGGGCTGGGGCTGCCGGAATCTGTCGCGCGCCGCCCCGCCACGGTATCGTTGGCGCTGCCACGGAGTCGGGAAGGAAGGCCGTCGGTATGAAGTCTTCCAAAGTGTTGATGATGTTCGTGCTTTTGGCGGGCGGCGTGGCGGCCGCGCAGGACATCCCGAACTTCGCCCCGCACGCGATGCGGCGCTACCAGGTGGCCGGGCCGGCGCAGGCGCCGGAGTTCTCGAATACGACGTTCCGCGCGGACGAATTCCACGCGTTCCAGACGCCGAGCCGATTCCGCTTCGAGCCGCCGGCGGCTCCGCGCAGCTCCGCGCGCAGCTTTCCGATGCTGAAGACCTTCCAGCGCAACCGGCTGGTGGCGACGCTGGCCGGCAGCGTCCCGGCATTGGCGCGTGCGTTCGACGACGACGCCCCCGCGCAGCGGCGCATCAGCGTGGGCCCGCTCATCGACATTGACGACGCGCGCGTCGGCGTGCGCGTGCGCATCCGCTTCGGCAACTAGTCTCGAAAAACTGCATCTTCGGTCACACGGACTCCGTCTGATACGGTAAGTCCTGTGAGAGCCCTGTGACCGAGCAAGAACGCAAACACCAGTTCCTCATCGCCCTGAACTTCGGGCTGGTGTACCTGCTGTGGGGCTCGACGTATCTCGCCATCCGCATCGTGGTGGAGCACATCCCGCCGGC
Above is a window of Terriglobales bacterium DNA encoding:
- a CDS encoding acetyl ornithine aminotransferase family protein; the protein is MASTMTTNPAGPKLRTKLPGPNAKRIIDADDKYMSPSYTRSYPLVAKRGRGAVIEDVDGNEFLDFTAGIAVVSTGHCHPEVVAAIQKQAAELIHMSGTDFYYENMPQLAARLSQVAPMPGPHKIYYGNSGTEAMECAIKLARYHTRRQNIIAFYGAFHGRTMGSLALTSSKVQQRRRFFPLMPGVTHVPFPDLYHRPEGADARQYALDCARFIEETLLKRTLPPEEVAAIVVEPFQGEGGYLPAPPEFMQELRAICDRHGILLVCDEVQSGCGRTGKWWAIEHTGVAPDIITVAKGIASGMPLGVTISKAEIMDWVPGSHASTFGGNPVCIAAALATLDVLEKSAIKNAATVGDHIMKRLRTWPEKHPMVGDVRGYGLMIGVELVKDKKTKERAHDAREKVVDLAFERGALFLGAGENTLRIAPPLILTKEQADAGLDILEECIGLVEKK